In a genomic window of Diabrotica undecimpunctata isolate CICGRU chromosome 2, icDiaUnde3, whole genome shotgun sequence:
- the LOC140435213 gene encoding trypsin-1-like, with protein sequence MKGVNLLIGVLCFYLNISNGNSQGRSPGTTANEMCKRYTEDAKKNNMCPASLSTASKSPKSLAGKGEFPHMVEIGYRHNNGYMWLASGFIISKNFVLTIAYVPKPEELRGAAPVIIRAGVTDHNDLTNEQLRTIESVIVHPQYNPPILRYNDIALIKVKEDFKFNKFVSPVCLYTSDKLPGGNVIHSGWGPTDRSGKRQTHMLKVFNHFDDNFAKCNSTYYHLLAGVPQGLHKNEMICVGRNYFDDCQGDSGSPLQVYRKDSSNTNCMYDVVGISAFGYGCGWTKDPQVFTSVSYFIKWIEDNVWP encoded by the exons ATGAAGGGTGTGAATCTCTTGATCGGTGTATTATGcttttatttaaacatttcaaATGGAAATTCCCAAG gtcGATCTCCAGGAACCACCGCCAATGAAA TGTGTAAAAGATATACAGAAGATGCGAAAAAGAATAATATGTGTCCTGCTTCGCTTTCTACTGCTTCGAAATCTCCTAAAAGTTTAGCGGGAAAGGGCGAATTTCCTCATAtg GTAGAAATCGGTTATAGGCATAATAATGGATATATGTGGTTAGCTAGTGGTTTTATAATTAGCAAAAATTTCGTTCTGACTATAGCGTATGTTCCTAAACCTGAAGAATT aAGAGGCGCAGCACCGGTAATAATTAGAGCTGGAGTAACAGATCACAACGATCTGACGAATGAACAATTAAGAACCATTGAATCTGTAATAGTTCATCCTCAGTACAATCCGCCAATCCTGAGATACAACGATATTGCACTTATTAAAGTTAAGgaagattttaaatttaataagttTGTAAGTCCAGTATGTTTATACACCAGCGACAAACTCCCAGGTGGAAATGTTATTCACTCGG GCTGGGGTCCAACTGACAGAAGTGGAAAGCGACAAACGCACATGTTAAAAGTTTTCAATCATTTCGATGATAATTTTGCGAAATGCAACAGCACTTATTATCATCTACTGgctggagtaccacaaggtttacACAAAAATGAGATGATCTGTGTCGGAAGAAATTATTTTGACGATTGTCAG GGTGATTCTGGAAGCCCCTTGCAGGTTTATCGCAAGGACAGCAGCAACACAAATTGCATGTACGATGTAGTAGGAATCTCAGCGTTCGGATATGGCTGTGGCTGGACCAAAGACCCACAAGTTTTTACTAGCGTATCCTATTTTATCAAATGGATTGAAGATAATGTGTGGCCTTAG
- the LOC140433565 gene encoding uncharacterized protein → MEQYYQGYEDNEVLDCHCSPYADCQQQQEEQYDDDLNCACSPEAPCQQSEEYGAEYGEEFADDEFACACSPNAICKKSPQERQLLELTDIGLLRPDIEQIDTDPLLQEPYSTVDLTNSQVLMADVPNEGDADAFDSNGGVVVYEPDDLFLYVAPQSHNLVIQRQRLLDAYIEDLSISEVEEAAVALRLLVNLFRQRRMDMNKLVPLFRIEKSDQMQTRGCGCPL, encoded by the exons ATGGAGCAGTATTATCAAG GCTATGAAGATAACGAGGTGTTGGATTGTCATTGTTCACCATACGCAGATTGTCAACAGCAACAGG AAGAGCAATACGATGATGATTTAAATTGCGCCTGTTCACCTGAAGCACCCTGTCAACAAT CTGAAGAATATGGAGCAGAATACGGTGAAGAATTCGCAGATGATGAATTTGCCTGCGCATGTTCTCCAAACGCTATATGTAAAAAAT ctCCCCAGGAAAGGCAGTTGCTGGAATTAACTGACATTG gtTTGTTAAGACCTGATATTGAACAAATAGATACAGATCCTCTACTCCAAGAACCATATTCGACTGTAGATCTAACAAATTCGCAAGTGCTTATGGCAGATGTTCCAAATGAAGGGGACGCTGATGCATTCG actcTAATGGTGGCGTAGTAGTCTACGAACCGGATGACCTATTCCTGTACGTCGCACCTCAAAGTCACAATTTAGTTATTCAAAGACAAAGACTCCTTGATGCTTACATAGAAGATCTATCGATAAGTGAGGTGGAGGAAGCTGCAGTAGCATTGCGATTATTAGTTAATCTGTTTAGGCAGAGAAGGATGGATATGAACAAGTTGGTACCCTTGTTCAGGATTGAGAAGTCCGACCAGATGCAAACAAGAGGATGTGGGTGTCCCCTTTAA